From Prochlorococcus sp. MIT 1223, the proteins below share one genomic window:
- the rfbA gene encoding glucose-1-phosphate thymidylyltransferase RfbA, giving the protein MISKGIILAGGKGTRLRPLTNVLNKHLLPIYDKPMIYYPLCTLMLAGIKDILLITNPLDKVYFEKLLKNGEQWGISISYKLQVNPVGLVDSFLIGEKFLDGNSVALILGDNLFHGDGLIQKLLDMSKLRTGAKVLAYPVKDPERYGVVEFNSNGNVLSLSEKPKFPKSNYAITGLYFYDSTVVERSKQIKPSSRGELEITDLNNLYLDDNQLSVELMGRGMAWLDTGTFDSLYEASGYIRTLELRQGFKIACPEEVSWRNGWINDSQLVKLANSSISNDYSSYLMQLLEK; this is encoded by the coding sequence ATGATAAGCAAAGGTATAATCTTGGCAGGAGGTAAAGGTACCCGACTTCGTCCTTTAACTAATGTTTTAAATAAGCATCTTTTGCCAATATATGATAAGCCAATGATTTACTACCCTTTATGTACATTAATGCTTGCAGGAATTAAAGATATTTTGCTAATAACTAATCCTTTAGATAAGGTTTACTTTGAGAAATTACTCAAAAATGGTGAGCAATGGGGAATTTCAATAAGTTATAAGTTACAAGTTAACCCTGTTGGCCTTGTTGATTCTTTTTTGATTGGAGAAAAGTTTTTGGATGGTAATTCAGTTGCTTTAATCCTTGGAGATAATCTTTTTCATGGAGATGGATTAATCCAAAAATTACTAGATATGAGTAAATTGAGAACAGGAGCAAAAGTACTAGCTTATCCAGTAAAAGATCCAGAAAGATATGGAGTAGTTGAATTTAATTCCAATGGTAATGTTTTAAGTTTATCTGAAAAACCAAAGTTTCCTAAAAGTAATTATGCAATAACTGGACTTTATTTCTATGATTCAACTGTTGTTGAGAGGTCAAAACAAATTAAGCCGTCAAGTCGCGGTGAGCTTGAAATAACAGACTTAAATAATTTATATCTTGACGACAATCAACTCTCTGTAGAGCTAATGGGTAGGGGAATGGCCTGGCTAGATACTGGAACATTTGATTCACTCTATGAGGCTTCTGGATATATTAGAACCTTAGAATTAAGACAAGGGTTTAAGATAGCCTGCCCTGAAGAAGTATCTTGGAGAAATGGGTGGATAAATGATTCTCAGCTTGTTAAACTTGCTAATAGTTCTATCTCAAATGATTACTCAAGCTATCTAATGCAACTTCTGGAAAAATAA
- the surE gene encoding 5'/3'-nucleotidase SurE — protein MNPLKILISNDDGVFASGLRALAAAAANRGHSVTVVCPDQERSATGHGITLQSPIRAERADELFTNGITAWGCNGTPADCVKLALNELLHDRPDLILSGINHGPNLGTDVFCSGTVAAALEGTLDNLPSLAVSVASFQWREFKYAGELAMDIAESALSSNWPKNLLLNLNVPPCPPEEMGDLGWTRLSIRQYQEQFSKRIDPRGNTYFWMAGEAIKDLTTSGDGPTNWPSDVAQIDKKNPSLTPIQPDLFWRGKISELPKISKNIN, from the coding sequence ATGAATCCTTTAAAAATTTTAATTAGTAACGATGATGGAGTTTTTGCTTCAGGTTTAAGGGCGCTCGCCGCAGCCGCAGCCAACAGAGGGCATTCAGTAACAGTAGTTTGTCCTGACCAAGAACGTTCAGCCACAGGACATGGAATTACTTTGCAATCACCAATAAGAGCAGAAAGAGCCGATGAATTATTTACAAACGGAATAACCGCCTGGGGATGTAATGGAACTCCTGCAGATTGCGTAAAACTTGCACTAAACGAACTCTTACACGACAGACCTGACTTGATACTTTCTGGAATCAATCACGGGCCTAACTTGGGGACTGATGTTTTTTGCTCAGGGACAGTAGCTGCTGCACTTGAAGGGACCTTAGATAACCTTCCATCACTAGCTGTGAGTGTAGCTAGTTTTCAATGGCGAGAATTCAAATATGCAGGTGAATTAGCCATGGACATTGCAGAATCAGCACTATCATCTAATTGGCCAAAGAATCTTCTTCTCAATCTCAATGTACCGCCATGCCCTCCTGAAGAAATGGGTGACTTAGGTTGGACAAGATTATCAATAAGACAATACCAAGAGCAATTTAGTAAAAGGATAGATCCAAGAGGAAATACGTACTTTTGGATGGCTGGAGAGGCTATCAAGGATTTAACAACTTCTGGAGATGGTCCTACTAACTGGCCCAGTGATGTAGCTCAAATAGACAAGAAAAACCCTT
- the ribD gene encoding bifunctional diaminohydroxyphosphoribosylaminopyrimidine deaminase/5-amino-6-(5-phosphoribosylamino)uracil reductase RibD encodes MEIQNRDILNSWVPWMRRALQLASLGEGFTSPNPLVGAVVLNAQGLLVGDGYHRQAGEAHAETVALNQAGDKAKNGTLIVTLEPCCHHGQTPPCTDAIKKAGIKKVIVGMKDPDPRVSGGGIGLLRSSGIEVITGVLEKEIERQNREFVFRVKTGRSWGILKCAMSLDGRIGLKNGKSKWISGEESRKRVHLLRSKCDAVVVGASTVRQDDPLLTSRGISLSEPIRVVFSRTLEIPIKSKILDTHVARTIVAYGPYVDKTKLDDFPKGVERLPLQSSEPIELAKELSNKGCNKVLWECGSKLATSALEQHCVQELMVFLAPKILGGIFSMTPFEDFGFTEMKEVISIDNFSVEKFGNDLLLTGSCP; translated from the coding sequence GTGGAGATTCAAAATAGAGATATTTTAAATTCTTGGGTCCCATGGATGCGGCGTGCATTGCAGCTGGCTTCTCTTGGGGAAGGTTTTACAAGTCCCAACCCATTAGTTGGAGCTGTTGTTCTTAATGCTCAAGGGTTACTTGTTGGAGATGGATATCATCGTCAAGCAGGAGAAGCTCATGCTGAAACAGTTGCCTTGAACCAAGCTGGAGATAAAGCGAAAAACGGAACTTTAATAGTCACCCTTGAGCCATGTTGCCATCATGGACAAACTCCTCCATGCACTGATGCAATTAAAAAAGCGGGAATTAAGAAAGTAATTGTTGGTATGAAAGATCCGGATCCGCGCGTTTCTGGAGGTGGAATTGGTCTCTTAAGAAGTTCGGGTATAGAAGTAATTACTGGTGTCTTAGAGAAAGAAATTGAGAGGCAGAATCGGGAATTTGTTTTTCGTGTAAAAACTGGACGAAGTTGGGGAATTTTAAAATGTGCGATGAGCTTAGATGGGAGAATTGGATTGAAAAATGGCAAGAGCAAATGGATTAGTGGCGAAGAATCTAGAAAAAGGGTTCATTTATTACGTTCAAAATGCGATGCAGTTGTTGTTGGAGCCTCTACAGTTAGACAAGATGACCCTTTGTTGACTAGTAGAGGTATTTCGTTATCAGAGCCTATTAGGGTTGTTTTTAGTAGAACCTTAGAAATTCCAATTAAATCAAAAATCTTAGATACTCATGTAGCTAGAACAATAGTTGCGTATGGACCATATGTTGATAAAACAAAATTGGATGATTTCCCAAAAGGGGTAGAAAGGCTTCCTCTTCAGTCATCTGAACCAATTGAACTCGCTAAAGAATTATCAAACAAAGGGTGTAATAAAGTTTTGTGGGAATGTGGATCAAAATTGGCAACAAGTGCACTCGAACAGCATTGTGTTCAAGAGCTTATGGTGTTTCTTGCTCCAAAAATTTTGGGAGGAATATTTTCAATGACACCTTTTGAAGACTTTGGATTTACAGAGATGAAGGAAGTTATATCAATTGATAATTTCTCTGTAGAAAAATTTGGTAATGACTTGCTCCTAACAGGAAGCTGTCCTTAA
- the argF gene encoding ornithine carbamoyltransferase has translation MESVAGGVASKLSPLKGNNFLSSSDLTQDQINALFDLATQLKNGDRRIDLGNRVLGLIFSKASTRTRVSFQVAMARLGGQTIDLNPQISQVGRGEPLEDTARVLSRYCDVLAIRTFAQQEINNYAFWSSVPVINALTDSEHPCQALADYLTIKEEFGELKGQTIAYVGDGNNVANSLMICGSLLGVNVRIATPVGFEPKDSFLAKARSLALPGSTIEITNDPRDAVKGVNAIYTDVWASMGQEKEQIQRRKLFADFCLNEELLCKANKNAIVLHCLPAHRGEEITNGVIESNQSRIFSQAENRLHIQQALLAALLGGL, from the coding sequence ATGGAGTCAGTTGCCGGCGGAGTAGCCTCAAAATTAAGCCCTTTAAAAGGTAATAACTTTTTATCTTCATCTGACTTAACTCAAGATCAAATAAATGCCCTTTTTGATCTTGCTACTCAACTAAAAAATGGTGATAGAAGAATAGACCTTGGCAATAGGGTGCTGGGATTGATCTTTAGTAAAGCCTCTACACGAACAAGAGTTAGTTTTCAAGTGGCAATGGCAAGATTAGGTGGTCAGACTATAGATTTAAATCCACAAATCTCTCAAGTTGGAAGAGGGGAACCTTTGGAAGATACCGCAAGGGTTCTTAGTCGCTACTGCGATGTTTTAGCTATAAGAACTTTTGCTCAACAAGAGATAAATAATTACGCTTTTTGGTCCTCTGTACCAGTTATCAATGCTTTAACAGACTCGGAACATCCTTGTCAGGCATTGGCTGATTACCTAACAATTAAGGAGGAGTTCGGAGAACTTAAAGGTCAAACTATTGCATATGTAGGTGATGGAAATAATGTTGCAAATTCTTTAATGATTTGTGGATCCCTGTTAGGTGTGAATGTACGAATCGCTACCCCAGTAGGGTTTGAACCGAAGGATTCTTTTTTAGCAAAAGCTCGCTCACTAGCTTTACCTGGCTCAACTATTGAAATCACCAATGATCCAAGGGATGCAGTTAAAGGTGTAAATGCAATTTATACTGATGTTTGGGCTTCCATGGGGCAGGAAAAAGAACAAATTCAAAGGCGAAAATTATTTGCAGATTTTTGCCTTAATGAAGAATTGCTATGCAAAGCTAATAAAAATGCAATAGTTCTTCATTGCTTGCCTGCGCATAGAGGAGAAGAGATTACAAATGGAGTGATAGAAAGCAATCAAAGTCGAATATTTAGTCAGGCAGAAAATCGCTTGCATATACAACAAGCTCTTTTAGCGGCGCTACTTGGAGGGTTATAG
- the pheS gene encoding phenylalanine--tRNA ligase subunit alpha, with protein MDSTVSLKTLIDELEILEKEAEKEIKGAIEQESLEKLRVSFLGKKGRLSVLLSSMGKLPGQERPIIGQRANILKTGLLDLITKRQESLKSEDLKKIIASEAIDITAPPSGIPYGHRHPLISTTDRITDIFLGLGYEVVEGPEVENDFYNFEALNIPPNHPARDMQDTFYLDDNLLLRTHTSPVQIRFLENNPPPVRIISPGRVFRRDAVDATHSPVFHQVEVLAIDEGLDFSHLRGTVMAFLKEFFGDLPVRFRASYFPFTEPSAEVDVQWRGKWLEVMGCGMVDPAVLEGLGIDSERWTGFAAGLGVERFCMVRHEIDDIRRLFNSDLRFLEQF; from the coding sequence GTGGATTCAACAGTATCTCTTAAAACGTTAATTGATGAACTTGAAATCTTAGAAAAAGAAGCTGAGAAAGAAATTAAGGGAGCTATTGAGCAAGAGTCGCTAGAGAAATTAAGAGTAAGTTTTCTTGGAAAAAAAGGAAGATTATCCGTCCTTTTAAGTTCAATGGGAAAACTACCAGGACAAGAAAGACCAATTATTGGGCAGAGGGCAAATATATTGAAAACAGGATTGCTTGATTTGATAACAAAACGACAAGAATCTCTCAAATCAGAAGATTTAAAAAAAATAATTGCTAGTGAAGCTATTGATATTACAGCTCCGCCTTCGGGAATCCCTTATGGCCATAGACACCCTTTGATTTCAACAACAGATAGAATTACAGATATTTTTTTAGGATTGGGTTATGAAGTAGTCGAGGGGCCAGAAGTGGAGAATGATTTTTACAATTTCGAGGCTTTAAATATCCCTCCCAACCACCCTGCAAGGGATATGCAAGACACTTTTTATTTGGACGATAATTTGCTATTACGTACCCATACTTCCCCTGTTCAAATAAGATTTCTTGAAAATAATCCACCACCTGTGAGGATTATTTCCCCTGGAAGAGTTTTTCGAAGAGATGCTGTTGACGCAACTCATTCCCCTGTTTTTCATCAAGTGGAGGTTTTAGCAATTGATGAGGGGTTGGACTTTAGTCACCTACGAGGAACCGTTATGGCTTTTTTAAAAGAATTCTTTGGTGACCTTCCGGTCAGATTTCGAGCGAGTTATTTCCCCTTTACAGAACCCTCTGCAGAAGTTGATGTTCAATGGAGGGGCAAATGGTTAGAAGTAATGGGTTGTGGAATGGTTGACCCTGCAGTTTTAGAGGGCTTAGGAATAGACTCTGAACGTTGGACTGGTTTCGCAGCTGGTCTTGGCGTTGAACGATTTTGTATGGTTCGCCATGAAATAGATGATATTCGGAGGCTTTTTAATAGTGACCTTCGTTTCTTAGAACAATTTTAG
- the lexA gene encoding transcriptional repressor LexA, whose amino-acid sequence MSEEPLTPAQEELYSWLSEYIGTNHHSPSIRQMMQAMGLRSPAPIQSRLRHLQEKGWITWKEGQARTLQLLGDIFSSGIPVLGSVAAGGLVETFDDVQETLDLTSVLQTKGLFALTVNGDSMIDSFIADGDQVLMEPVHDPSRLRNGIVVSAMVPGSGTTLKHFYREGPLVRLEAANPLYEPIEIDATQVQIQGKLLAVWRKTHS is encoded by the coding sequence ATGTCAGAAGAACCATTAACCCCAGCGCAGGAAGAGCTATATAGCTGGCTTTCTGAATACATAGGAACCAATCATCATAGCCCCTCTATTCGGCAAATGATGCAGGCAATGGGGCTAAGGTCCCCAGCACCGATCCAAAGCAGATTGAGGCATCTTCAGGAAAAAGGGTGGATTACCTGGAAAGAAGGACAAGCTAGAACTTTGCAACTTTTGGGAGACATCTTTTCTTCAGGTATCCCTGTTTTAGGTTCAGTAGCTGCTGGTGGATTAGTTGAAACTTTTGATGATGTACAGGAGACCCTTGACTTAACATCTGTACTTCAAACAAAAGGATTGTTTGCTCTAACAGTCAATGGTGATTCAATGATTGATTCTTTTATTGCTGATGGAGATCAGGTTTTGATGGAGCCAGTTCATGATCCTTCTCGATTAAGAAACGGAATTGTCGTGAGCGCAATGGTCCCTGGTTCAGGTACAACCCTAAAACATTTTTATAGGGAAGGCCCTTTAGTCAGATTGGAGGCTGCTAATCCTTTGTATGAACCTATTGAAATAGATGCAACACAGGTGCAAATACAAGGAAAATTATTGGCCGTTTGGAGAAAGACTCATTCATAA
- a CDS encoding class I SAM-dependent methyltransferase yields the protein MKNLNIKAIAKAIVYKNSLIKTIVLFFWKRKFAYSYYNKKLSLINKWAIKDNELSNFYYDLEELNKDYLANTISIITGVSYDQIYTYFNELLKDKELFTSINNSLKQISEYGKDIKFAYGRRIGWYAFTRILKPKLLVETGVDHGIGSCVLTSALLRNKAEGFEGKYIGTDINPNAGRLLVEPYSSIGEIIYGDSLESLAAIENNIDLFINDSDHSAEYEYSEYLQIQQKLSRESIILGDNSHVTDCLSRFSKKLNRSFLFFQEKPKNHWYPGAGIGISFNKNI from the coding sequence ATGAAAAACTTAAATATAAAGGCAATAGCAAAAGCTATTGTATATAAAAACTCATTAATAAAAACAATAGTATTATTTTTCTGGAAAAGGAAATTTGCCTATAGTTATTATAATAAAAAGCTTTCTTTAATAAATAAATGGGCCATAAAAGATAATGAATTGTCAAACTTCTACTATGACTTAGAAGAATTAAACAAAGATTACCTTGCTAATACTATTTCAATTATAACAGGAGTTAGCTATGATCAGATATACACATACTTTAATGAGTTATTAAAAGACAAAGAACTTTTTACTTCTATTAACAACTCTCTTAAACAAATATCTGAATATGGAAAAGATATTAAATTTGCTTATGGCAGAAGGATTGGCTGGTATGCATTTACAAGAATTTTAAAACCTAAGCTCTTAGTTGAAACAGGAGTGGACCATGGAATCGGGTCATGTGTGTTAACTAGTGCTTTACTAAGGAACAAAGCTGAGGGATTTGAAGGTAAATATATTGGCACAGATATAAATCCAAATGCTGGAAGATTACTTGTGGAGCCTTATTCATCCATAGGGGAAATAATATATGGAGACTCTTTAGAATCTTTAGCTGCAATCGAAAATAATATAGATTTATTTATAAATGATAGCGATCATAGTGCCGAATATGAATATAGTGAGTATTTACAAATTCAACAAAAACTTTCCAGAGAGTCAATAATACTTGGAGATAATTCACATGTTACAGACTGTCTCTCTAGATTTTCAAAAAAGCTAAATCGTAGTTTTCTTTTCTTTCAAGAAAAGCCAAAAAATCACTGGTACCCTGGAGCTGGAATTGGTATATCTTTCAATAAAAATATCTAA
- the ftsH gene encoding ATP-dependent zinc metalloprotease FtsH: protein MPIRQDENQPNRRFGIINLVLIGFGALLLFSSFFPNQNMQVPRVPYSLFIDQVNDGEVKRAYITQDQIRYELSAPQEGAPSVLATTPIFDMDLPQRLESKGVEFAAAPPKKPNIFTTILSWVVPPLIFILVLQFFARRSMGGGGAQGALSFTKSKAKVYVPDEESRVTFADVAGVDEAKDELTEIVDFLKKPERYTEIGARIPKGVLLVGPPGTGKTLLSKAVAGEAEVPFFIISGSEFVELFVGAGAARVRDLFEQAKKKAPCIIFIDELDAIGKSRSGSMGVVGGNDEREQTLNQLLTEMDGFASTDKPVIVLAATNQPEVLDAALLRPGRFDRQVLVDRPDLSGRKTILEIYTKKVKLAEKIDLDQVAQATSGFAGADLANMVNEAALLAARAKRTSVEQRDLNEAIERVVAGLEKKSRVLQDDEKKVVAYHEVGHAIVGHLMPGGSKVAKISIVPRGMSALGYTLQLPTEERFLNSKEELQGQIATLLGGRSAEEIVFGKITTGASNDLQRATDLAEQMVGTYGMSEILGPLAYDKQGGGRFLGGNNNPRRELSDATAQAIDKEVRSIVDEAHENALKILRNNLPLLESISKQILEKEVIEGEDLKQMLDSSSMP from the coding sequence ATGCCGATTCGTCAGGACGAAAATCAACCGAATCGGCGATTTGGAATTATTAATTTAGTTTTAATAGGTTTTGGTGCTTTATTGCTGTTTAGCAGCTTTTTCCCGAATCAAAATATGCAGGTACCAAGAGTACCTTATTCACTTTTTATAGATCAAGTTAATGATGGAGAAGTAAAAAGAGCCTATATAACTCAAGATCAAATTCGGTACGAGCTTTCTGCTCCACAAGAAGGAGCACCTTCAGTGCTTGCAACTACTCCTATATTTGATATGGACTTACCTCAGAGACTTGAGAGTAAGGGTGTTGAATTTGCTGCTGCTCCGCCTAAAAAACCAAATATTTTTACCACAATCCTTAGCTGGGTTGTACCTCCTTTGATCTTTATTCTTGTTCTACAGTTTTTTGCAAGAAGGAGTATGGGTGGTGGGGGAGCACAAGGTGCTCTAAGTTTTACTAAAAGTAAAGCGAAGGTTTATGTCCCAGATGAAGAGTCAAGGGTGACTTTTGCAGATGTTGCTGGAGTAGATGAAGCTAAGGACGAATTAACTGAAATAGTTGATTTCCTAAAGAAACCAGAAAGATATACAGAGATTGGTGCCCGTATTCCAAAAGGCGTTCTATTAGTAGGACCTCCAGGTACAGGTAAAACACTTCTTTCAAAAGCTGTAGCAGGAGAAGCAGAAGTTCCTTTCTTTATCATTTCAGGCTCAGAATTTGTTGAATTATTTGTTGGAGCAGGAGCTGCAAGAGTAAGAGACTTATTTGAACAAGCAAAAAAGAAAGCACCTTGCATAATTTTTATAGACGAGCTTGATGCAATTGGGAAAAGTCGTTCTGGCTCTATGGGAGTAGTTGGAGGAAACGATGAAAGAGAACAAACTCTTAATCAACTTTTGACAGAGATGGACGGATTTGCTTCGACAGATAAACCTGTAATAGTTTTAGCCGCAACCAACCAACCAGAAGTTTTGGATGCAGCTCTTCTAAGACCTGGTCGTTTTGATCGACAGGTTTTAGTAGACCGACCTGATCTTTCTGGACGTAAAACCATTCTTGAAATTTATACAAAGAAAGTAAAACTTGCTGAGAAAATTGACTTAGATCAAGTAGCACAGGCAACCAGTGGATTTGCAGGAGCAGATTTGGCAAATATGGTAAATGAGGCTGCCTTGTTGGCTGCAAGAGCTAAGAGAACATCTGTTGAACAACGTGACTTGAACGAAGCGATAGAGAGAGTTGTAGCTGGACTGGAGAAGAAAAGTAGAGTTTTACAAGATGACGAAAAAAAAGTAGTTGCATATCACGAAGTTGGTCATGCAATTGTTGGTCATTTGATGCCTGGTGGGAGCAAAGTAGCGAAAATTTCAATTGTTCCAAGGGGGATGAGTGCACTTGGATATACTTTGCAGTTACCCACTGAAGAAAGATTTTTAAACTCTAAGGAAGAATTGCAAGGACAAATAGCAACTTTATTGGGAGGTAGATCAGCTGAAGAAATTGTCTTTGGGAAGATAACTACTGGAGCTTCAAATGATTTGCAAAGAGCTACTGACTTAGCCGAACAAATGGTGGGTACTTATGGAATGAGTGAGATATTAGGGCCTTTAGCTTATGACAAGCAGGGAGGTGGAAGATTTTTAGGGGGTAACAATAATCCTAGACGAGAACTAAGTGACGCTACAGCTCAAGCAATAGATAAGGAAGTAAGAAGTATTGTTGATGAAGCTCATGAAAATGCTTTGAAAATCCTTAGAAATAATTTGCCATTATTAGAAAGTATTTCTAAACAAATTCTTGAGAAAGAAGTGATTGAGGGAGAGGATTTAAAGCAAATGCTTGATTCTTCTTCAATGCCTTGA
- a CDS encoding NAD(+) kinase produces the protein MSRLGLIVNDSKELAENTALTIQQRLEDEGHQVIRVSSSGGMVGFANPDQHMRMLGYNACVPEGFDSSMLMAFVLGGDGTVLSAARQTAPVDVPILTINTGHLGFLTEAYLVDLDKAIKQVLATDWEIEERTSLVVSVMRGEQRRWEALCLNEMALHREPLTSMCHFEIAIGRHAPVDISADGVILSTPTGSTAYSLSAGGPVITPGCPVMQLTPIAPHSLASRALVFSDQEPVTVFPATPERLMMVVDGSAGCYVWPEDRVLIRRSDHPVKFVRLSDHEFFQVLRNKLGWGLPHVAKPDR, from the coding sequence GTGTCGAGATTAGGACTGATTGTTAATGACAGCAAGGAGCTTGCTGAAAATACTGCGTTAACAATTCAGCAGAGACTTGAGGATGAAGGCCATCAAGTAATAAGAGTTAGTAGTTCTGGAGGAATGGTTGGGTTTGCGAATCCAGACCAACATATGCGAATGCTTGGGTACAACGCATGTGTGCCAGAAGGCTTTGATTCTTCAATGTTAATGGCATTTGTGTTGGGAGGAGATGGAACTGTTCTCTCTGCTGCAAGACAAACGGCCCCAGTTGATGTTCCGATTCTTACTATTAATACTGGACATTTAGGATTTTTAACTGAGGCTTATCTAGTTGACTTAGATAAGGCAATTAAACAAGTTTTAGCAACTGATTGGGAAATAGAAGAACGTACTAGTTTAGTTGTCAGTGTTATGAGAGGAGAGCAACGAAGATGGGAGGCTTTATGTCTCAATGAAATGGCATTACATAGAGAACCTCTTACCAGTATGTGCCATTTTGAGATTGCTATAGGTCGACATGCTCCTGTAGATATATCAGCTGATGGCGTGATTCTTTCAACCCCGACAGGGTCTACTGCCTATTCCCTTAGTGCGGGGGGACCTGTAATTACTCCTGGTTGCCCTGTAATGCAATTAACTCCAATTGCTCCGCATTCACTCGCCTCTAGAGCATTGGTTTTTAGTGATCAAGAACCTGTAACTGTTTTCCCCGCCACTCCAGAGAGATTAATGATGGTTGTTGATGGGAGCGCAGGATGTTATGTATGGCCTGAAGATAGAGTTTTAATTAGAAGAAGCGACCACCCCGTTAAGTTTGTGAGATTGTCAGATCATGAGTTTTTCCAGGTGCTTCGCAATAAGTTGGGATGGGGGCTTCCTCACGTAGCCAAACCAGATAGGTAA
- the cbiE gene encoding precorrin-6y C5,15-methyltransferase (decarboxylating) subunit CbiE: protein MTKDQISIHIIGIDAGGLKSITSSLHEIIFTAERIAAPIRVLESIPQWWEKENTGVPIPELISTDKTNVLIDTLETNKKKTILFASGDPLWFGIGRLLTQHFPRESLHFHPAPTSLQLAFARLGRSWQDASWVSLHGRDPYPLAQLLQKRPPAIAVLTDPNQGNVQEVRKILRASGLEGTYSFWVFERLGHEKENIQKFLPSEEINQTIDPLNIVILLRESPKVSEKKLPLFGIEDGLYLQYSDRPGLMTKREIRIQLLAELELPEEGVLWDICAGVGSIGLEALRIRPNLKLLSLDKRVGAKGLINANASLLSVNPSAIIESDVLRTFKSKMFPKELAYPDRVILGGGGINRRDILQIIIQRLKPPGIVVIPLSTFQAAAEVESLLRANNCLSKVSQYQAYRGMPLSDGTRMKPMNPVFIVKGQANPT, encoded by the coding sequence ATGACAAAAGATCAAATTTCAATTCACATAATTGGTATTGATGCAGGAGGCCTCAAGTCAATTACCTCTTCTTTGCATGAAATTATTTTTACGGCAGAAAGGATTGCCGCTCCAATAAGAGTTTTGGAATCTATTCCTCAATGGTGGGAAAAGGAAAATACTGGGGTCCCAATCCCAGAATTGATTTCAACAGATAAAACCAATGTATTAATAGACACTCTTGAAACAAATAAAAAGAAAACCATTCTTTTTGCAAGTGGAGATCCTTTGTGGTTTGGGATTGGAAGACTGCTAACGCAACACTTCCCCAGAGAAAGTCTTCATTTCCACCCTGCACCTACCTCATTACAACTTGCTTTTGCTCGACTAGGTCGCTCCTGGCAAGATGCAAGTTGGGTTAGCCTCCATGGTCGAGACCCTTATCCCCTCGCACAACTATTACAAAAGAGACCGCCAGCAATTGCAGTTTTAACAGACCCTAATCAAGGCAATGTACAAGAAGTAAGGAAAATTCTTAGGGCCTCCGGTCTTGAGGGAACTTACTCATTCTGGGTTTTTGAAAGACTAGGGCATGAAAAAGAAAATATTCAAAAATTTCTTCCAAGTGAAGAAATCAATCAAACAATAGATCCTCTAAACATCGTAATACTTTTGAGAGAAAGCCCTAAAGTAAGTGAGAAAAAGCTTCCTCTATTTGGCATTGAAGACGGTCTATACCTCCAGTATTCAGATAGACCTGGACTAATGACTAAACGAGAAATAAGAATTCAATTACTTGCCGAACTTGAACTACCAGAAGAAGGTGTCCTTTGGGATATATGTGCTGGAGTTGGGAGCATTGGCCTAGAAGCATTAAGAATAAGGCCTAACTTAAAACTTCTTTCCTTAGATAAAAGAGTAGGAGCAAAAGGACTTATCAATGCAAATGCATCACTATTATCGGTTAATCCATCTGCAATTATCGAGTCAGATGTATTAAGAACTTTTAAAAGTAAAATGTTCCCAAAAGAACTTGCCTATCCAGATAGAGTCATACTGGGAGGAGGAGGAATTAATAGAAGGGATATCCTACAAATAATCATTCAAAGACTTAAGCCACCAGGAATTGTTGTAATTCCTCTCTCAACATTTCAAGCAGCCGCAGAAGTAGAAAGTCTTTTAAGAGCGAATAATTGCCTATCAAAAGTAAGTCAATATCAAGCCTATAGAGGCATGCCCCTTAGTGATGGCACTAGAATGAAACCTATGAATCCAGTATTTATAGTCAAAGGGCAAGCAAACCCTACCTGA